In Metarhizium brunneum chromosome 3, complete sequence, a genomic segment contains:
- the Nsdhl gene encoding Sterol-4-alpha-carboxylate 3-dehydrogenase, decarboxylating encodes MSRQTQPPQARLGTALVLGGCGFLGWHLVARLLSCRDYDHVYVLDRHVQANLNRGATYVQGDITDVSALRALLDEIQPSVIFHAASPIASLPASRHGEFIRTNVQGTKVVIDLATQSASVKALVYTSTVDVYAHPPHENVSEDHPLWAPSDKSNEYNRTKAIGDNLVRAANGAQLRTACLRLGHAYGERQSQGLAEILGSCQGTRPLVQVGNGTNMMEVMSAENCALGHVLAAKALLHEPQPVDDKSRVAGQAFNISDGAPVPFWHHVRVIWGVSRGPEALNNVTVLPAWVMIVAVVLVEWLLWLFTFDTVKPPTELRRTSLEYCIYSHTYTIDKAKKRLGFCPVVDHDAVLARAARLMLDQRAELAKVD; translated from the coding sequence ATGAGTCGTCAAACTCAACCCCCCCAAGCGCGACTGGGCACGGCTCTTGTCCTAGGCGGATGCGGCTTCTTGGGGTGGCATCTCGTAGCACGGTTATTGAGCTGCCGAGACTATGACCACGTCTACGTCTTGGATCGCCATGTGCAGGCGAATCTCAACCGCGGCGCGACTTACGTCCAAGGCGACATCACCGATGTGAGTGCGCTACGCGCCCTGCTGGACGAGATCCAGCCCTCGGTCATTTTCCATGCGGCTTCGCCCATCGCGTCGCTGCCGGCCAGCAGGCATGGCGAGTTCATCAGGACCAATGTCCAGGGGACCAAGGTCGTCATCGACCTGGCGACGCAAAGTGCCTCAGTCAAGGCCCTCGTGTACACGTCTACAGTGGACGTGTATGCCCATCCGCCTCATGAGAATGTCTCGGAAGACCACCCGCTTTGGGCGCCGTCAGACAAGTCGAATGAGTACAATCgcaccaaggccattggcgaTAACCTGGTTCGCGCTGCCAATGGCGCGCAGCTTCGCACAGCCTGTTTGCGTTTAGGGCATGCGTATGGGGAGCGACAGTCGCAGGGACTGGCCGAGATTCTAGGCTCCTGTCAAGGAACTAGGCCGCTTGTACAAGTTGGCAACGGGACCAACATGATGGAGGTCATGTCGGCCGAGAATTGTGCGTTGGGCCATGTCCTCGCGGCCAAGGCGTTGCTGCACGAGCCTCAGCCAGTGGATGACAAGAGCCGAGTGGCCGGCCAGGCGTTCAATATATCGGATGGAGCGCCCGTGCCTTTCTGGCACCACGTAAGGGTGATATGGGGTGTTTCCAGAGGACCCGAAGCCCTGAATAACGTCACCGTTCTTCCGGCGTGGGTCATGATTGTGGCTGTTGTGCTTGTCGAGTGGCTGCTTTGGCTGTTTACGTTTGACACGGTGAAGCCCCCGACGGAGCTGCGGAGAACAAGCCTCGAGTATTGCATCTACTCTCACACATATACCATTGATAAAGCAAAGAAACGATTGGGGTTTTGTCCAGTGGTGGACCACGACGCCGTGCTTGCACGTGCGGCGAGGCTTATGCTTGACCAGCGagccgagttggccaaggtTGATTAA